One window of the Colius striatus isolate bColStr4 chromosome 19, bColStr4.1.hap1, whole genome shotgun sequence genome contains the following:
- the RGS3 gene encoding regulator of G-protein signaling 3 isoform X5 has product MLLGVQRPHTGSLQRRHTMKEAKDMKNRLGIFRRRNESPGANPAGKLDKVLKSLKPTPEEALKWGDSLEKLLLHKYGLAAFRAFLRTEFSEENLEFWLACEEFKKIKSQSKMVSKAKKIFAEYIAIQSCKEVNLDSYTREHTKENLQNITRGCFDLAQKRIYGLMEKDSYPRFLRSDLYLDIINQKKGSSPL; this is encoded by the exons ATGCTGCTGGGAGTGCAGAGACCTCACACGGGCAGCCTGCAGCGCCGGCACACCATGAAGGA AGCCAAGGACATGAAGAACCGCTTGGGGATCTTTCGGCGGCGGAACGAGTCGCCCGGGGCCAACCCGGCTGGGAAGCTCGACAAAGTGCTCAAATCGCTCAA ACCCACTCCTGAGGAAGCTCTCAAGTGGGGGGACTCcctggagaagctgctgctgcacaaat acGGGCTCGCTGCCTTCAGAGCCTTCCTGCGCACCGAGTTCAGCGAGGAGAACCTGGAGTTCTGGCTGGCCTGTGAGGAGTTCAAGAAGATCAAATCCCAGTCTAAGATGGTCTCCAAAGCCAAGAAGATCTTTGCTGAGTACATTGCCATCCAGTCCTGCAAAGAG GTCAACCTGGACTCCTACACACGGGAGCACACCAAGGAGAACCTGCAGAACATCACCCGTGGCTGCTTCGACCTGGCTCAGAAGAGGATTTACGGGCTGATGGAGAAGGACTCGTACCCACGCTTCCTCCGCTCTGACTTGTACCTAGACATCATCAACCAGAAGAAAGGCAGCTCCCCTCTGTAG
- the RGS3 gene encoding regulator of G-protein signaling 3 isoform X4, giving the protein MPFFRDLSKPQPLEFHAEMLLGVQRPHTGSLQRRHTMKEAKDMKNRLGIFRRRNESPGANPAGKLDKVLKSLKPTPEEALKWGDSLEKLLLHKYGLAAFRAFLRTEFSEENLEFWLACEEFKKIKSQSKMVSKAKKIFAEYIAIQSCKEVNLDSYTREHTKENLQNITRGCFDLAQKRIYGLMEKDSYPRFLRSDLYLDIINQKKGSSPL; this is encoded by the exons ATGCCCTTTTTCCGCGACCTCTCCAAGCCTCAGCCGCTGGAGTTTCACGCCGAGATGCTGCTGGGAGTGCAGAGACCTCACACGGGCAGCCTGCAGCGCCGGCACACCATGAAGGA AGCCAAGGACATGAAGAACCGCTTGGGGATCTTTCGGCGGCGGAACGAGTCGCCCGGGGCCAACCCGGCTGGGAAGCTCGACAAAGTGCTCAAATCGCTCAA ACCCACTCCTGAGGAAGCTCTCAAGTGGGGGGACTCcctggagaagctgctgctgcacaaat acGGGCTCGCTGCCTTCAGAGCCTTCCTGCGCACCGAGTTCAGCGAGGAGAACCTGGAGTTCTGGCTGGCCTGTGAGGAGTTCAAGAAGATCAAATCCCAGTCTAAGATGGTCTCCAAAGCCAAGAAGATCTTTGCTGAGTACATTGCCATCCAGTCCTGCAAAGAG GTCAACCTGGACTCCTACACACGGGAGCACACCAAGGAGAACCTGCAGAACATCACCCGTGGCTGCTTCGACCTGGCTCAGAAGAGGATTTACGGGCTGATGGAGAAGGACTCGTACCCACGCTTCCTCCGCTCTGACTTGTACCTAGACATCATCAACCAGAAGAAAGGCAGCTCCCCTCTGTAG